The Malus domestica chromosome 10, GDT2T_hap1 genome contains a region encoding:
- the LOC139187426 gene encoding pentatricopeptide repeat-containing protein At2g15820, chloroplastic, which produces MLLRRAPELSPSTLSLTHSSSFFSTLCFSNPNLLSMRSSLFPPLSLLRSLTLCLSHNQHHHPHTHPFSRPMSSFPLSTTKPFRFHALPSSSTSVEHLAGKASDPEENWDLSNVAQSEVFDFENCFGSADLKHLGAPKLEVPELEELPEQWRRSKLAWLCKELPAHKAGTLSRILNAQKKWIRQEDATYVAVHCMRIRENDVGFRVYKWMMQQHWYRFDFALATKLADYMGKERKFSKCRDIFDDIINQGRVPSESTFHILVVAYLSAPVQGCLEEACGIYNRMIQLGGYQPRLHLHNSLFKALVSQPGTSSKHYLKQAEFIFHNLVTTGLEIHKDIYSGLIWLHSYQDTIDKERMALLRKEMQQAGIEEGRDVLVSLLRACSKEGDVEGAESTWLRLCDLEVGLPPQAYVYKMEAYSKAGVPLRSLEIFREMQEQLGSSNAVAYHKVIEVLCKAQEVERVESLMTEFINTGLKNFMPSYIDLMNMYFNLGLHDKLESAFSQCLERCRPSRTICSIYLDSLVKVGNLAKAEEIFGLMQSDAAIGVNARSCNTILSGYLSSGDYVKAENIFDLMCQKKYDVEPPLMEKIDYILSLSRKVVKKPVSLKLSKEQREILVGLLLGGLQIESDEDWKNHMIRFEFSESSSTHSLLKRHIFDQYHEWLHPSCKSSESTEDIPYKFSTISHSYFAFYAEQFWPKGRRMIPKLIHRWLSPCALAYWYMYGGHSTSSGDILLKIKGSEEGVEKIVKSLRAKSLDCKVKRKGRVFWIGFLGSSSTWFWKLVEPYILDDLKYALKGGQISDNSMVETENVNFGSGSDTNENASDYSDNDNNL; this is translated from the exons ATGCTTCTGCGCAGAGCTCCAGAGCTCTCACCCTCCACTCTCTCTCTAACccactcctcctccttcttctccactCTCTGTTTCTCTAACCCTAATCTCCTCTCCATGCGCTCTTCACTcttccctcctctctctctcctccgttCCCtcactctctgtctctctcacaaccaacaccaccacccTCATACCCATCCATTCTCCAGGCCCATGTCCAGTTTTCCGCTCTCCACCACCAAACCCTTCCGGTTCCACGCCCTTCCCTCTTCCAGTACTTCCGTTGAACACCTTGCAGGCAAGGCCTCGGACCCAGAGGAGAATTGGGATTTGAGCAATGTCGCGCAGAGCGAGGTTTTCGATTTTGAGAATTGCTTTGGTTCCGCCGACTTGAAGCACCTGGGGGCGCCGAAGCTTGAGGTTCCAGAGCTGGAGGAGCTCCCGGAGCAGTGGCGGAGGTCGAAGCTGGCGTGGCTGTGTAAGGAACTGCCGGCGCATAAGGCCGGTACCTTGAGTCGTATACTCAATGCGCAGAAGAAGTGGATAAGGCAAGAAGATGCCACTTATGTTGCCGTGCATTGTATGCGGATTCGGGAAAATGATGTCGGGTTTCGG GTTTACAAATGGATGATGCAACAACACTGGTATCGTTTTGATTTTGCTCTTGCTACTAAGTTAGCGGATTACATGGGTAAAGAGCGAAAATTCTCGAAATGTAGGGATATATTTGATGATATAATTAATCAGGGGCGTGTTCCTAGTGAATCTACATTTCATATATTGGTTGTTGCATATCTTAGTGCCCCGGTTCAAGGTTGCTTGGAGGAAGCATGTGGCATTTACAATCGTATGATTCAGCTAGGAGGTTATCAGCCCCGGCTTCACTTGCACAATTCTCTCTTCAAAGCCCTTGTCAGCCAACCCGGAACCTCTTCGAAACACTACCTTAAACAGGCTGAgtttatttttcataatttgGTAACAACTGGACTCGAAATTCACAAGGATATTTATAGTGGATTAATTTGGCTACATAGCTATCAGGATACAATAGATAAAGAAAGGATGGCATTGTTAAGAAAAGAAATGCAACAGGCTGGAATTGAGGAGGGCAGAGATGTGCTTGTGTCTCTCTTGAGAGCTTGCTCAAAAGAGGGGGATGTGGAGGGAGCAGAAAGTACTTGGCTCAGACTTTGCGATCTTGAAGTTGGTCTCCCACCTCAGGCATATGTTTATAAAATGGAAGCCTATTCAAAGGCTGGAGTGCCTTTGAGATCCCTGGAGATATTCAGGGAGATGCAAGAGCAGTTGGGTTCGTCCAACGCTGTCGCATATCATAAAGTCATAGAGGTCTTATGTAAGGCTCAAGAAGTTGAACGTGTCGAGTCCCTCATGACAGAATTCATCAACACTGGTTTGAAGAATTTCATGCCGTCTTATATTGATCTAATGAACATGTACTTCAACTTAGGCTTACATGACAAACTGGAATCAGCCTTCTCCCAGTGCCTTGAGAGATGCCGACCCAGCCGTACTATTTGTTCTATATACTTGGATTCTTTGGTGAAAGTTGGTAATCTTGCTAAAGCTGAGGAGATCTTTGGCCTAATGCAGAGTGATGCGGCAATCGGTGTTAACGCTCGGTCCTGCAACACCATATTAAGTGGATACCTGTCATCTGGAGATTATGTCAAGGCAGAAAACATATTTGACCTGATGTGCCAGAAGAAGTATGACGTTGAACCACCATTGATGGAAAAGATTGATTATATCTTGAGCTTGAGCAGAAAGGTAGTCAAGAAACCTGTAAGCCTGAAGCTGAGCAAAGAACAACGAGAGATTCTAGTAGGTCTTTTGTTGGGTGGTTTGCAGATCGAATCCGATGAAGACTGGAAAAATCACATGATCCGGTTCGAGTTCAGTGAGAGTTCTAGCACACATTCTTTGTTAAAGAGGCATATATTTGATCAATACCATGAGTGGCTACATCCTTCTTGCAAGTCCAGTGAGAGTACGGAGGACATACCATATAAGTTCTCAACCATCTCACATTCGTATTTTGCTTTCTATGCGGAGCAGTTTTGGCCGAAAGGCCGAAGAATGATACCAAAGCTAATCCATCGATGGTTGTCACCATGTGCGCTTGCATACTGGTACATGTACGGGGGCCACAGTACTTCATCAGGAGACATATTGTTGAAGATAAAGGGTAGTGAAGAGGGTGTTGAGAAGATTGTCAAATCCTTAAGGGCAAAGTCCCTTGATTGCAAGGTGAAGAGGAAAGGGAGAGTGTTTTGGATAGGTTTTCTGGGAAGTAGTTCTACCTGGTTCTGGAAATTAGTAGAACCTTATATTCTAGATGACTTGAAGTATGCTCTAAAAGGTGGCCAAATCTCAGATAACAGCATGGTTGAAACCGAAAACGTCAACTTTGGTAGTGGGTCTGATACTAATGAAAATGCTTCTGATTACAGTGATAATGATAATAATTTGTAG